Proteins encoded in a region of the Paenibacillus pedocola genome:
- a CDS encoding glutathionylspermidine synthase family protein → MTKVESVFQLLDQSALERAPRVEQLRELGFTWADLGEEEYWLDAIAVMPGELYRELEEASGKLWMILDKAVRYVHRRHDLYDLLGIPPVLWQMLDDMPLPEPGLISRYARFDFAVADDGSIKLLELNADTPTGYVEASIATPWICGQAGISSPNAGMKEQLAGAWGEERPDTAACVAYGSHQEDSGTIEALVRHSGLDIKCVDCLDLWIDNGTVYDGENRRIERMFALYPKEWMAVDEGGDALAYAIETGRLQLFNGPHSILLQSKGLIAAVWGMYELGLLFTEEERGAISSYILPTYNKPVFSGSFVSKSVFGREGGSVRLYGDTGELELQDEEGFDSSVLFPTVYQKRAQLARIQTAEGELHLLTGMFVINGKPCGLLGRAGGPITGNASHFIALGVRELE, encoded by the coding sequence ATGACCAAGGTAGAGAGTGTCTTTCAATTACTGGATCAGTCAGCGCTGGAACGGGCGCCCCGGGTAGAACAGCTGCGTGAGCTGGGCTTTACCTGGGCTGATCTTGGGGAGGAAGAGTACTGGCTGGATGCTATTGCAGTCATGCCGGGAGAGCTTTACAGGGAGCTGGAGGAGGCTTCCGGGAAGTTATGGATGATCCTCGATAAAGCGGTACGGTACGTCCACCGCAGGCATGATCTGTATGATCTGCTCGGCATCCCTCCTGTACTGTGGCAGATGCTGGATGACATGCCGCTGCCGGAACCGGGCCTGATCAGCCGTTATGCCCGGTTTGATTTTGCCGTGGCGGATGACGGCAGTATTAAGCTGCTGGAGCTGAATGCGGATACACCCACAGGTTATGTGGAAGCTTCCATCGCGACACCATGGATCTGCGGGCAGGCCGGAATATCCAGCCCGAATGCTGGGATGAAGGAGCAGCTGGCCGGAGCCTGGGGTGAGGAACGCCCGGACACGGCAGCTTGTGTGGCCTATGGCTCTCATCAGGAGGATTCCGGCACGATTGAGGCGCTGGTCCGCCACAGCGGCCTGGACATTAAATGTGTGGATTGTCTGGATTTATGGATTGATAACGGAACGGTGTATGACGGGGAGAACCGGAGAATTGAGCGGATGTTCGCCCTGTATCCGAAGGAATGGATGGCGGTTGACGAAGGCGGAGATGCCCTTGCTTATGCCATAGAGACCGGGCGCCTGCAGCTGTTCAACGGACCGCACAGCATTCTGCTGCAGTCCAAGGGACTGATTGCCGCGGTATGGGGCATGTATGAACTGGGGCTGCTGTTTACCGAAGAAGAACGCGGGGCCATTTCCAGCTACATCCTGCCGACCTACAATAAGCCGGTATTCTCCGGAAGCTTTGTGTCCAAATCGGTGTTCGGACGTGAAGGCGGTTCAGTACGTCTGTATGGCGACACCGGGGAACTTGAGCTTCAGGATGAGGAAGGCTTTGACAGCAGTGTATTATTCCCGACCGTGTACCAGAAGCGGGCACAACTGGCCCGGATTCAAACGGCGGAGGGTGAGCTTCATCTGCTGACCGGCATGTTCGTGATCAACGGGAAGCCCTGCGGGCTGCTCGGGCGGGCAGGCGGGCCGATTACAGGCAATGCCAGTCATTTTATCGCGCTAGGAGTGAGGGAGCTTGAATAG
- a CDS encoding response regulator, which produces MKAILIDDEKPALQHLERLLARDGRLQITGKYTSGKMGLQHLQQEKADIVFLDIGMPEMNGLEAAEHIMGVDRSIRIVYITAYTDYAIDAFELNAVDYLLKPVTAQRLNKTLERLVGREEPAEEASVSPAAGDNPYIRCFKRLEFMDQKDPGRKTQWRTSKAQEVFALMLHYHGQWILKDIIVDLVWPDFQPEKAVTNLHTTVYHIRKLLKTWGMDVVVEFSQERYRLVLGNVALDVEQFVRGWLGGPVENEQEWERREAVLALYRGDYLGEHHYDWAETKRKELRAKYLQMALRSAEYELGSQRPQQALTRLTALQEVDPYSEDICRLALRSYADMGDFLGFRNHYENYKALLQSELGIHPGSIMDNWVQKVF; this is translated from the coding sequence ATGAAGGCAATATTGATAGATGATGAAAAACCTGCGCTGCAGCACCTTGAACGCCTGCTGGCCAGAGACGGGCGGCTGCAAATTACCGGCAAATACACTTCGGGAAAAATGGGGCTCCAGCATCTGCAGCAGGAGAAGGCCGACATCGTCTTCCTGGATATCGGAATGCCGGAGATGAATGGCCTGGAAGCAGCCGAGCATATTATGGGAGTGGACCGCAGTATCCGGATTGTCTACATTACGGCGTACACTGATTATGCCATTGATGCGTTTGAACTGAATGCGGTTGATTATCTGCTAAAGCCGGTTACTGCCCAGCGGCTGAACAAAACGCTGGAGCGGCTGGTGGGCCGTGAAGAACCGGCAGAGGAAGCTTCCGTATCCCCGGCAGCCGGAGACAATCCCTATATCCGCTGCTTCAAACGGCTTGAGTTCATGGACCAGAAAGACCCGGGGCGGAAAACACAGTGGAGAACAAGCAAGGCGCAGGAGGTTTTCGCGTTAATGCTTCATTACCACGGGCAATGGATCCTGAAGGATATAATCGTGGATCTCGTCTGGCCGGATTTCCAGCCGGAGAAGGCGGTTACCAATCTGCATACAACGGTGTATCATATCCGCAAGCTCCTGAAGACCTGGGGGATGGACGTGGTTGTGGAATTTTCGCAGGAACGCTACCGCCTGGTTCTAGGGAATGTGGCGCTGGATGTGGAGCAATTCGTACGCGGCTGGCTGGGCGGCCCTGTGGAGAACGAACAGGAATGGGAGCGCCGGGAGGCTGTGCTGGCCTTATACCGCGGGGATTATTTAGGCGAGCATCATTATGACTGGGCCGAGACGAAGCGCAAGGAGCTGCGGGCCAAGTATCTCCAGATGGCACTCCGTTCGGCAGAGTATGAACTGGGCTCCCAGCGTCCGCAGCAGGCACTTACACGGCTGACTGCCTTGCAGGAGGTAGATCCCTATTCGGAGGATATTTGCAGGCTGGCACTGCGCAGTTATGCGGATATGGGTGATTTTCTGGGATTCAGAAACCACTACGAGAACTACAAAGCGCTGTTGCAAAGCGAACTGGGAATTCATCCCGGCAGCATTATGGATAACTGGGTGCAAAAGGTCTTTTAG
- a CDS encoding ATP-binding protein, producing MKKYWLSILCSVLLVCIVPLFSILQNLVVKQDMPVSRQGMIDLRNWDFQQDGVVKLNGEWEFYRDRLLTPEDFHSRESGRAAPAVSTMINVPEKWNTYISATGKTQAKGFATYRLQAKVSGGQAVVYGLRTLNIRSASRIFMNGQEIGSSGFPAATPSGGKSNNIPYMGFAAVNGDKLEIIVQVSNYIYSSGGIVQPIIIGGQSAILKHREFALFVDGATLFGFFTLALFLLMFSRIRASRGITLYLGLFSLAALVYILTHGEKLISAVMPGLPYEIVLKLQLASSTLVYYYLLRYVANSINYPMPEAVMKASKAITSVLLLIAVFVPAQYFSYLEGMLLTWGVVAISFVLYSMVTGTRQNPKNMFLMMVSIESLSVVIIYYLASVWNLAFHYYVLSYEIILFGFFQAIVMARQYAASFLEVEQLSRRLITLDGLKDDFMAATSRELRSPLQGIVNIAQTLAEGAAGPLNAQQNGQLSMVVSTGKRLSALINDMSDFAKLNHGDLFLQRQAVDLRSVASSVMEVTRHVTGNPGLSFRLNLPEELPLIETDEQRLAQILFNLLENAVNYTQAGVITVSAEVKEDYVAVQVADTGAGLAPERLRTLFDAYDPQVTGAQKLYRENSLGLSITQKLVELNGGKIEVHSTLGQGSVFRFTLPVLKERTALLGQELLEVTVWETAAMAELEEDSPVRTREGECCTILVVDNDPVNLQVLSNALRLEKHQVITAVSGPEALMIMQKQPELDLVVMDWAIPGMPGLVLCQAIRERFILSELPILVLTTGNRPEDIQAVFEAGANDYLSQPVELREFRARAQTLLDMRKSIRMSVETEIAFLQAQIKPHFLYNALNAIISVCPDDPEKATDLLLDLSQYLRSSFDFQNRGQTVPIGKELELVRSYLALEKARFDERLNIEIDVPEGIRELIPPLSIQPIVENAVNHGLMQKESGGTVTLTIRLLPRQLVIAVSDDGIGMSHERIGEVLSEERTGGGIGLRNIQRRLLKIYGTGLMIESVPGTGTRISFAIPRTDAALE from the coding sequence ATGAAGAAATATTGGCTAAGCATACTGTGCAGCGTGCTGCTGGTATGCATAGTGCCGTTGTTCTCCATCCTTCAGAACCTTGTGGTGAAACAGGATATGCCGGTTTCCAGGCAAGGCATGATCGATTTGCGGAATTGGGATTTCCAGCAGGACGGGGTCGTGAAGCTGAACGGGGAATGGGAGTTTTACCGTGACAGGCTGCTGACGCCGGAGGATTTTCATTCACGGGAGTCCGGCCGGGCGGCTCCGGCAGTGTCTACGATGATCAACGTGCCGGAGAAATGGAATACCTACATATCGGCTACGGGAAAAACGCAGGCCAAAGGCTTTGCCACCTACCGTCTGCAGGCGAAGGTCTCCGGCGGACAGGCAGTCGTATATGGCCTGCGTACGCTTAATATCCGGTCTGCAAGCCGGATATTCATGAACGGCCAGGAGATCGGGAGCAGCGGTTTCCCCGCGGCCACTCCATCCGGGGGCAAATCTAACAATATTCCATACATGGGATTCGCTGCAGTGAACGGCGATAAGCTGGAGATTATAGTACAAGTGTCAAATTACATTTATTCCTCCGGCGGTATTGTACAGCCGATCATCATCGGGGGGCAGTCGGCTATTCTGAAGCACCGGGAATTTGCCCTGTTTGTGGACGGGGCAACGCTGTTCGGATTTTTCACGCTTGCCTTGTTTCTGCTGATGTTCTCCAGGATAAGGGCGAGCCGGGGAATTACGCTGTATCTGGGATTGTTCAGCCTCGCGGCTCTTGTGTATATACTGACCCATGGGGAGAAGCTGATTTCAGCTGTCATGCCCGGTCTGCCCTACGAAATTGTGCTGAAGCTGCAGCTCGCCTCCTCCACACTTGTCTACTATTATCTGCTAAGATACGTAGCTAACTCGATCAACTATCCGATGCCCGAAGCGGTTATGAAAGCCTCCAAAGCGATTACTTCCGTGCTTCTGCTGATCGCAGTGTTCGTTCCGGCGCAGTATTTCAGCTATCTGGAAGGAATGCTGTTGACCTGGGGCGTTGTGGCTATAAGCTTTGTGCTCTACTCTATGGTCACCGGGACCAGGCAAAATCCGAAGAACATGTTCCTGATGATGGTCAGCATCGAAAGCCTGAGTGTAGTCATCATTTACTATCTGGCCAGCGTCTGGAATCTGGCCTTTCATTATTACGTGCTGTCCTATGAAATTATTCTGTTCGGATTCTTCCAGGCCATTGTGATGGCCCGCCAATATGCCGCTTCTTTCCTTGAAGTGGAGCAGCTCTCCCGCAGACTGATCACGCTGGACGGGCTGAAGGATGACTTCATGGCCGCTACCTCCCGTGAATTGCGCAGCCCCTTGCAGGGGATTGTGAACATTGCGCAGACGCTGGCGGAGGGGGCGGCAGGCCCTTTAAATGCTCAGCAGAACGGACAGCTGTCGATGGTTGTCTCCACCGGTAAACGACTGTCCGCCCTGATCAATGATATGTCCGATTTCGCCAAGCTGAACCATGGGGATCTGTTTCTGCAGCGGCAGGCTGTAGATCTCCGTAGCGTAGCTTCTTCTGTTATGGAGGTTACCCGTCATGTAACTGGTAATCCCGGCCTGAGTTTCAGATTGAATCTGCCGGAGGAGCTGCCGCTGATTGAAACGGATGAGCAGCGGTTGGCCCAGATTTTGTTCAATTTATTGGAAAATGCCGTAAATTATACCCAAGCGGGTGTGATAACCGTGTCGGCGGAGGTTAAAGAAGATTATGTGGCTGTTCAAGTGGCTGATACCGGAGCGGGACTTGCACCAGAGCGTTTACGGACGCTTTTTGATGCTTATGACCCGCAAGTCACAGGAGCCCAGAAACTGTACCGCGAAAACAGCCTGGGCCTCAGTATTACCCAGAAGCTGGTGGAGCTGAACGGCGGAAAGATAGAGGTACACTCTACGCTGGGACAAGGGTCGGTATTCCGCTTTACCTTGCCGGTGCTGAAAGAACGGACGGCACTTCTGGGCCAGGAGCTATTGGAAGTCACAGTTTGGGAAACTGCGGCCATGGCGGAGCTGGAAGAAGATTCGCCGGTGCGGACCCGGGAAGGGGAATGCTGCACAATCCTTGTTGTTGATAATGATCCTGTTAATCTGCAGGTGCTGTCCAATGCGCTCCGGCTGGAGAAGCATCAGGTGATTACGGCTGTCAGCGGTCCTGAGGCGCTAATGATTATGCAGAAGCAGCCTGAACTTGACCTGGTCGTCATGGATTGGGCTATACCGGGAATGCCTGGATTGGTTTTATGCCAAGCCATTCGTGAGCGGTTCATCTTATCGGAGCTGCCGATACTCGTTCTGACAACCGGGAACCGCCCGGAGGATATTCAGGCCGTTTTTGAGGCAGGTGCCAATGATTATTTGAGCCAGCCTGTGGAGCTGAGGGAATTCAGGGCGCGTGCGCAGACCCTGCTTGATATGCGCAAGTCAATCCGCATGTCTGTTGAGACGGAAATCGCTTTTCTGCAGGCGCAGATCAAGCCCCATTTTCTATATAATGCGCTTAATGCTATTATCTCGGTTTGTCCGGATGATCCGGAGAAGGCAACCGATCTGCTGCTGGATCTCAGCCAATATCTGCGCAGCAGCTTTGACTTTCAGAACCGCGGACAAACCGTACCGATCGGGAAGGAGCTGGAGCTGGTGCGCTCTTATCTGGCTCTGGAGAAGGCAAGGTTTGACGAACGGCTGAACATTGAAATCGATGTGCCCGAGGGAATCAGGGAGCTGATCCCGCCGCTCAGCATTCAGCCGATAGTCGAAAATGCCGTAAACCATGGACTGATGCAAAAGGAATCCGGAGGAACGGTCACGTTGACCATCAGGCTTCTGCCGCGCCAGCTGGTAATTGCTGTCTCTGATGACGGAATCGGTATGTCCCATGAGCGGATTGGTGAGGTGCTGTCGGAAGAACGTACCGGAGGCGGCATTGGTCTGAGAAATATTCAGCGGCGGCTGCTCAAAATATATGGAACCGGCCTAATGATTGAGAGTGTTCCCGGCACGGGAACCCGGATTTCCTTCGCTATTCCTCGAACGGACGCAGCTTTAGAATGA
- a CDS encoding nucleobase:cation symporter-2 family protein, translating into MLSKQKVFALGLQHVLAMYAGAVIVPLVVGGALNLSAAQMAYLIAADLFTCGLATLLQVIGSKHFGSGLPVVLGCTFTAVSPIIAIASGSNLATAYGAIIISGLFVVLAAPVYGKLLKFFPTVVTGSVVTIIGLSLIPVAMNNVAGGQGSADFGQPRNLLLALITLLVILVVNRLATGFLRSVSVLVGLAAGTAIGYFFGLVDFSAVGTASYVSIAQPFYFGWPQFSVTAIFTMIIVNIVSMVESTGVYFAVGKATDQKVEEKQIVNGLRSEGLAIMLGGLFNAFPYTAFSQNVGLLSLTRVKTRNVIFAAGGIMVVLGLLPKLAALTTVVPNAVLGGAMIVMFGSVAASGMSILSEVDLRKDGNLLIAACSIAVGLGSAVLPSMFDQLPEFARMLLQNGIVSGSLTAIVLNIFLSKTQDHTVAAASPAPAQEMK; encoded by the coding sequence ATGTTAAGTAAGCAAAAGGTATTCGCTCTGGGATTGCAGCATGTGCTGGCGATGTACGCGGGGGCGGTCATTGTACCGCTGGTTGTAGGGGGCGCACTGAATTTGAGCGCAGCGCAGATGGCTTATCTGATCGCCGCCGATTTATTCACCTGCGGATTGGCCACTTTGCTGCAGGTAATCGGCAGCAAGCACTTCGGCAGCGGCCTTCCGGTCGTGCTGGGCTGCACATTTACCGCGGTCAGCCCGATCATTGCCATTGCCTCGGGCTCTAACCTGGCAACCGCTTATGGTGCGATTATTATATCCGGCCTGTTTGTAGTGCTGGCAGCCCCGGTTTACGGGAAGCTGCTGAAGTTCTTCCCTACGGTAGTCACCGGATCTGTGGTGACGATCATTGGACTGTCGCTTATTCCGGTAGCGATGAACAATGTGGCTGGCGGTCAGGGCAGCGCCGATTTTGGACAGCCCCGCAATCTGCTGCTGGCCTTGATCACGCTGCTGGTTATCCTTGTGGTGAACCGGCTGGCTACAGGCTTCCTGCGTTCTGTTTCGGTGCTGGTAGGCCTCGCTGCCGGTACGGCAATTGGCTACTTCTTCGGTCTGGTTGATTTCTCTGCCGTTGGTACGGCCTCTTACGTCAGTATCGCCCAGCCTTTCTATTTCGGCTGGCCGCAGTTCAGTGTGACGGCAATTTTCACAATGATTATCGTCAATATCGTTTCAATGGTCGAATCGACAGGTGTGTATTTCGCGGTTGGCAAGGCTACGGATCAGAAGGTGGAGGAGAAGCAGATCGTAAACGGCCTGCGCTCTGAAGGGCTGGCGATTATGCTGGGCGGGCTGTTCAACGCTTTTCCGTATACGGCGTTCTCCCAGAATGTCGGTCTGTTGTCCCTGACCCGTGTTAAGACACGCAATGTGATCTTCGCGGCAGGCGGAATTATGGTTGTGCTGGGTCTGCTGCCTAAGCTGGCGGCGCTGACAACCGTTGTGCCGAATGCGGTGCTGGGAGGCGCAATGATCGTGATGTTCGGGTCTGTCGCCGCTTCCGGGATGTCTATTCTGTCCGAGGTGGATCTGCGCAAGGACGGCAATCTGCTGATTGCCGCCTGCAGCATTGCCGTTGGCTTAGGCTCCGCAGTACTGCCTTCCATGTTTGACCAGCTGCCGGAATTCGCCAGAATGCTGCTGCAAAACGGTATCGTTTCGGGATCGCTGACAGCGATTGTTCTGAACATCTTTTTATCCAAGACCCAGGATCATACCGTTGCTGCTGCTTCTCCGGCGCCTGCCCAAGAGATGAAATAA
- a CDS encoding xanthine phosphoribosyltransferase: MRVLEERIREEGLILSETVLKVDSFLNHQVDTELALQIGQEFKTVFGHLPVTKILTVEASGIQFAMAAGIALGVPFIYAKKKKAVTLSEGVYSAPVHSFTRQEDYLISISQKYLGPEDKVLIVDDFLATGAALVGLVDIVMESGAQLLGVGCVIEKSFQEGRSLLEKRGIPVHALARISSMAPGEVHFIANEEQIKESAGC, translated from the coding sequence ATGAGAGTATTAGAGGAACGTATTAGAGAAGAAGGCCTGATCCTGTCGGAGACCGTACTGAAGGTGGACTCGTTTCTGAACCATCAAGTGGATACGGAGCTTGCCCTGCAAATCGGGCAGGAGTTCAAGACAGTCTTTGGACATCTGCCGGTTACAAAGATCTTAACCGTGGAGGCCAGCGGGATCCAGTTCGCCATGGCAGCGGGAATTGCGCTGGGAGTTCCCTTTATTTATGCCAAGAAAAAGAAGGCTGTTACCTTGTCAGAAGGGGTCTATTCGGCACCGGTTCATTCGTTTACCCGTCAGGAAGACTACCTGATCAGCATTTCACAGAAATATCTGGGGCCGGAGGACAAAGTGCTGATCGTTGATGATTTCCTCGCTACCGGGGCTGCGTTGGTCGGACTGGTTGATATCGTTATGGAATCAGGGGCACAGCTACTGGGCGTGGGCTGTGTGATTGAGAAGAGCTTTCAGGAAGGGCGGAGCCTGCTGGAGAAGAGAGGCATTCCGGTGCATGCACTGGCACGCATCTCTTCCATGGCTCCGGGAGAAGTTCATTTTATCGCTAATGAAGAGCAGATTAAGGAGAGTGCAGGATGTTAA